A genomic segment from Garra rufa chromosome 5, GarRuf1.0, whole genome shotgun sequence encodes:
- the LOC141334970 gene encoding large ribosomal subunit protein uL10-like: MPREDRATWKSNYFLKIIQLLDDFPKCFIVGADNVGSKQMQTIRLSLRGKAVVLMGKNTMMRKAIRGHLENNPALERLLPHIRGNVGFVFTKEDLTEVRDLLLANKVPAAARAGAIAPCEVTVPAQNTGLGPEKTSFFQALGITTKISRGTIEILSDVQLIKPGDKVGASEATLLNMLNISPFSYGLIIQQVYDNGSVYSPEVLDITEDALHKRFLERVFDSHINTAAKTQTD, from the exons ATGCCCAGGGAAGACAGGGCCACGTGGAAGTCcaactattttctgaaaatcatc CAACTGCTGGATGACTTCCCCAAGTGTTTCATCGTGGGCGCTGACAATGTCGGCTCCAAGCAGATGCAGACCATCCGTCTGTCCCTGCGGGGCAAGGCCGTCGTGCTCATGGGCAAAAACACCATGATGAGAAAGGCCATCCGTGGCCACCTGGAAAACAACCCAGCTCTGGAGAG GCTGCTTCCCCACATCCGTGGGAACGTCGGCTTCGTCTTCACCAAGGAGGATCTGACTGAGGTCAGGGACCTGCTGCTGGCAAACAAA GTGCCCGCTGCTGCCCGTGCTGGTGCCATCGCCCCATGTGAGGTGACTGTCCCGGCTCAGAACACCGGGCTCGGTCCTGAGAAGACCTCTTTCTTCCAGGCTTTGGGAATCACCACCAAGATCTCCAGAGGAACCATTGAAATCTTG AGCGATGTTCAACTGATCAAACCTGGAGACAAGGTGGGCGCCAGCGAGGCCACGCTGCTCAACATGCTGAACATCTCGCCCTTCTCTTACGGGCTGATCATCCAGCAGGTGTATGATAACGGCAGCGTCTACAGCCCCGAGGTTCTGGACATCACTGAGGATGCCCTGCACAAGAGGTTCCTGGAG AGAGTGTTTGATTCTCACATCAATACTGCAGCAAAGACACAGACAGACTAA